Part of the Helicobacter bilis genome is shown below.
ACTTTCATAAACATTTATTGTAGTTATTTTACATTGATTTTCTAATAGACTAGCCATATCGCTTGCTTTATCTTTGCCGCATAAATAAAGGATATGTTTATCTTTCACATAGCTTGAAGCCAAGTTTGCAAGGGTTATACTATCACAGGCTTTTTCCGGGCAAAATAGCACATTACCTCCAGCTTTAATCCATGCTTCTTTCGTGCGTTTGCCAATCACAATGGCACTTTTTTCTAAAAACAAAGCCGCATATTCATGTTGAGTTATCGCCTTGATCGCATTTTTTGAAGTCAGCAAAATATAGTCAATAGATTCTAAATCTTTCTTGGTTATGCTAAAAGGCAAGATTCTAACATTTAGAAGGTTTAATATAGACACATTGTTTAATAGCCTTTTATCTATGTCTGGTATCTCTGTATCAGTTTTAAGAATATAAATCATCTCTATCCTAAGTTATGCAATTTTCTTAAATATCGGAGATATTTTGTAAAGTTGCAATAAATTCTTATCACATATTGATAAAAATGGAGAGAATTTACACATTCTTAAAAGCCATTTGTTAGCAAACCATTCTCTACAAGATAAGGCTGCATAGCATGTTTAAAGTTTAGAATCCTTTGTGTGAAGTCCGTAGTATCAAATGTATCTAAATGTATGATATTAATGCCTGTATATTCATAAATAAACTTATCAACATTCAAGTCAATAACACCATTCATAACAAGGCAGAGAATCTCTATATCACGCTGTTTCAAGGTATTAATGCTCAATATAATATGATTTATTGCCCCAAGATAATATTTACCAACTAAAATCGTTGGTCGCTTGTAGCTTTGCATATAATCTAACATACAGCTATACTCATCAAGCGGGGAAAATAAGCCACCTGCAAGCTCAATTACCACATTATCCCTTGTTGGTAATGCAATATCTAAGCCCTTATATTGCACATTCTCATGTAATTTAGCAATATGTGGTGAAGCCGGTGTTTTAAGACAAATACCCTCACCCAAAACTTCTGTATTAGGGCTAAAACGCTGCACGACTTCACAATCTCTTGGTGTGCCCGCTTGTATAAGCTTAAAATATGCGTAGTTAAAACTCGCACAAAAAGCAGCACTCACATGTGTTTTACCAACATCAGTATGTATTCCGCTTATATAAATTTGCATACTATCCCTTTAACTTTGAAGTATTCTCACATGGGAGTGTAGCAAATATTCTCTAAATCATATAAACAGATTGCCATGTCTAAGCATAAAATGTAAAAAACCTTTATATATTAAGAATAGATCGCGATTTTTAAGCATACACTACTTACATATAAAAAGTCCTTATTTCAATTGAAATTGCGATTACAACACATCATATTGCTGTCCTACACACCCCACATAAATTTTGGCATAAAAATGCTTTGTGCTTTTGTCGCTATGCTATCTGTAAGTTTATCAAGCAATACTTCCATTTTATCTTTTTTTAGCCATACAATCTCTTCTACTCCACTTAGATTCTGTAATATTTTTTCTACTTCACTCATACTATTTACACCATCTATTAAACCAAGTTTTAGGGCATTACTTGCACTAAAGATCTTGCCTTCAGCAAAATCTAGATGATTTTTAGCCTTCAGTCTTTCACCCCTTGCGGCGATCACATCACTATAAAACATTTTGTATTGCTCTTGTGTGAGATTGTTTATAAACTCTTTTTCTGTGTTTTTCCATTTACGCGTGATTGAGCCTATCTCTTTATATTCACCAGCACTAACCCCTTGCATTTTTATGCCTATTTTATCCATTGCTTCTTCAAAGTTTGGCGCACTAAAGATGACACCGATAGACCCCACTAATGCACCACGATTTGCATAAATGCTATGTGCATACATTCCTGCATAATAGCTACCACTTGCCATAAGCGATTGCGTATAAGCAACAACGGGTATTTTTTCATTCAGCTCTTTTATCATATCTGCTATTTCAATACTCGCTCCCACAGCCCCACCCGGTGAATCTATAAGCAGTAAAACCCCTTTAATATCATCATTTTTCTTAATAGCTTCTATTTGTGCGGCAAAGCTTTCACTCTCATAAATAGGGAAGTTTAGATAAAGTTTTGCTAGATTTGGTTTAGATTCTATCTCTTCATCACTTGCAAGAGTGGCTAAAAAAAGCACAATAAGAAGTAATACCACAACCTTAAAATAAGTATTAATAAAATCAAAAATACCCTTAATGCCCTTCCATAACACATGAAATATTTGCATAATAATCCTTTGCGTAAATATAGGGCTAGTATTATACTCTATTTTCAATAATGGCTTTGTTGGGTGCTACTTGAAGTATTTGTGTATAATTGCAAAAAGTAGATATGCAAGGAATAGTATGCAGGTTTATACAAATCTTAGTAAGATATATCGCGTATGGATAAGCCTTTTTATCGGCGTGATTGTAGGGAGTATTGGGAGTGTTGTGAGGATTGGCTGGGAGGTGCTATTCCCCCTATCTTTACAAATGCCCTTAGATTCTAACGCAGAGTATATATTGCAGTTATTATGTATTGATTTGAATCTACTTAGTTTGAAATATGTGTTTAGTGATGGCTACGAGTGGAGTGTAGTCTATCTTGTATGGCAGTTTTTATTTTCGATTTTTTTTAGTTTGTTTTATATTTTATTTGCGGAATTTTGGCAAAAGCTAAAATTTGCACATGGAATCTTTTATGGCATTATGTTGTGGCTATGTGTGTATGTTTTATTTCTGCCTTTGTGCGGATTTGTAAGAGTAGATTCTATGTTTAGCTATTATGTATGCAGCTTTATAGAATCTTTACTTTGGATATGGATTATCGAGCTTACAAGAAGGGATTTGCGTAATAGAATCACACACGAAAGAGATCCATTCTAGTGGCTAAATGGGGGGGGGGGGTGTTTGCGCGGGAATAGCGATGGGATTTATCGTAGCGATTTCTGCACAAGCACTGCAGCGATAGGTGTAGAAAGGCGTTTGCGTATTGCATGAATTGCAACTATAAGTAAAGCTAATATCTGCCTTTATATGTGAGTATAATAATAAAAGTTGCAATACTTCAAGCGTAAAATCTTCACTTTTTTGGTATCCACTCACAAAGCCTTTTGCATGATAAATTGCCATTAAATCACTTCTATTCGCAATAAAATCAAAAGGCACTTCATGTTTTTGAAAATGCCATAAAATATCAATATAGGGCATAATATCTTGTAATAATAGAATCTTTTGCCAAAATAGCCCGACATTATAAAGCCGAAAATGCCGCAGGATAATATTTCTTAGCGTAGGGTCTTTTTCATAAAACATGAGTAGCTTTTCTTGCTGGTCTGCTAGAGAAATATGATGACTACTGCATAGCTGCATAACTTTTAGATAATTTTTAGTATGCCATATTTTTTTCATGGAGAATTTAGAATCAGCATTTGCGCTCACAATCTCTTCTAAGCTATTTAATGCTTCTATGGCTTCATCATAATGTTTTAGATTCTCACAGGTTCGCATATAGTATTCAAGAATACGGATATTATGCGGATAATAACGCAAAATTTCCAAAAAGATATTTTTACTTCTCTCCAAAAAACCAGCCCTATAATAACTATCACCGAGTAACTCTAGAATCTCTAGCTTTTCGTGCATCTCAAGTGGCTTTTCACTCAAGGTTTTATAAATGGCAATAGCTTGTTCATAATCCCCTGCTTTTGCGTAAGTCTGTGCGATTAATATGAGTGTTTGCGTAGCATTTTTAGCATGAGCGATAAACTCATCGATATTTTGCTGCAAACCAATACTATCAAACTGCTTACCTAAATTATCGATTAAATCTTGCTTTCGCTTATGCGCTCTAGTCCGCTTTAAAGAATCTAAAAAAAATACAAATGCTACCATAAATAGCAACGCAAGTATGCCAAATATCGGGTTTCTATACGCATTTAATATTTCAATCATGTTATGCCTTATTGGAATCTAATTTTTGTATTATAGCTTAGAATGTTTTTAAGATGGTGTTTGTGTGTTTAGAAAACTAGATGCTCAAACATTCAGGTGGATTATCGGGGTAATTTAGAGGGCAATAGTTTAGTTTTAAGTTTGCAGTTTTTCTTATTTTGTATAGCCTGAGAGAGATTGCTGTTAATAGATCCTATATAGTTTTATGTGCTTGTATATAGATTTCTTCACTATCTTTGTATGTTAGAAAGTTGTTTTATTTAAGATAAATTTGATTAGATTATGATGAGAGTTTGTATTCTTTGCCTACTTTTATTTGAAGATTAGAAATAAATAATTTTATTAAAACCCAGCTCATATTGCTTATATTCTTTAAAATCTTTTATAAGACGAGACATTATGGTATTGTTTATTTGAAAAGATTGTTGAGCATAAACAATTCTACTCACCAAATGCTTCTTTATAGTTCTGTGCCTCTCTTTGCAGAAGCTTTAAAAGATTTATATCGCCTTTGTATTTTGTCTGCAAAATTGAACGCATTGTAGGAATATCATCACAACCTTGTGCCATTTTTTCAAGTTCGCTTATCCGTTGTTCATCATAAGGCTCTTCTCCACCTATATGAATACATTCACAGCTTTTATTGATAAAGTCATTAACTTCTTTGTTTTGCGTATAAGGAATTTGAATATATCCATAGCTTGCTTTTACTCCATCTTTTTCTTGCTTAAATCTTGTAAAACTTGCTGTATGGGAGCATTTGGCATATACTTTACAAAACTATCTAAGGCATCTTTATATATTTGACTATCTTTCATCTTAGCTTCTATAAAGTCGAAATTCTCTTGGAATTTCTTTAAAGTGAGATTTTTTGTTTGTATCATTTTAAATCCTTTTTTTGTGGTATAATTCGAGTATCTTTAAGCCTTGCTATATGTTTTAACTCAATACTACTAGAGGACATGTAGCTAAACACGCTCTCATAGGGTAGATTGTGAGAGAGAGGTGGGGCTCAAGGGTTTTCTTGCATATATACAATTTTAATCTTATCGCTCATTAACATTTCTTTTAATCGATTTTCTTTTTTGTCAAAGTAGTATGTCTTAAAATCTATATTTCCAACAGAATCTATCCCTATTCCAAACAGATTTATTAGCTTTTTATCATTATCAA
Proteins encoded:
- the bioD gene encoding dethiobiotin synthase, with protein sequence MQIYISGIHTDVGKTHVSAAFCASFNYAYFKLIQAGTPRDCEVVQRFSPNTEVLGEGICLKTPASPHIAKLHENVQYKGLDIALPTRDNVVIELAGGLFSPLDEYSCMLDYMQSYKRPTILVGKYYLGAINHIILSINTLKQRDIEILCLVMNGVIDLNVDKFIYEYTGINIIHLDTFDTTDFTQRILNFKHAMQPYLVENGLLTNGF
- a CDS encoding uroporphyrinogen-III synthase, with the translated sequence MIYILKTDTEIPDIDKRLLNNVSILNLLNVRILPFSITKKDLESIDYILLTSKNAIKAITQHEYAALFLEKSAIVIGKRTKEAWIKAGGNVLFCPEKACDSITLANLASSYVKDKHILYLCGKDKASDMASLLENQCKITTINVYESYENTNMKKCMFDDESIFIFGSPKHYKTFLGHYVWNPTWFAISLGDTTYASFADDIRKLNAKGDFIKALKVAQAMRNDTPMQDNADLKDS
- a CDS encoding tetratricopeptide repeat protein, with the translated sequence MIEILNAYRNPIFGILALLFMVAFVFFLDSLKRTRAHKRKQDLIDNLGKQFDSIGLQQNIDEFIAHAKNATQTLILIAQTYAKAGDYEQAIAIYKTLSEKPLEMHEKLEILELLGDSYYRAGFLERSKNIFLEILRYYPHNIRILEYYMRTCENLKHYDEAIEALNSLEEIVSANADSKFSMKKIWHTKNYLKVMQLCSSHHISLADQQEKLLMFYEKDPTLRNIILRHFRLYNVGLFWQKILLLQDIMPYIDILWHFQKHEVPFDFIANRSDLMAIYHAKGFVSGYQKSEDFTLEVLQLLLLYSHIKADISFTYSCNSCNTQTPFYTYRCSACAEIATINPIAIPAQTPPPPI
- the sppA gene encoding signal peptide peptidase SppA, translating into MQIFHVLWKGIKGIFDFINTYFKVVVLLLIVLFLATLASDEEIESKPNLAKLYLNFPIYESESFAAQIEAIKKNDDIKGVLLLIDSPGGAVGASIEIADMIKELNEKIPVVAYTQSLMASGSYYAGMYAHSIYANRGALVGSIGVIFSAPNFEEAMDKIGIKMQGVSAGEYKEIGSITRKWKNTEKEFINNLTQEQYKMFYSDVIAARGERLKAKNHLDFAEGKIFSASNALKLGLIDGVNSMSEVEKILQNLSGVEEIVWLKKDKMEVLLDKLTDSIATKAQSIFMPKFMWGV
- a CDS encoding DUF1440 domain-containing protein codes for the protein MQVYTNLSKIYRVWISLFIGVIVGSIGSVVRIGWEVLFPLSLQMPLDSNAEYILQLLCIDLNLLSLKYVFSDGYEWSVVYLVWQFLFSIFFSLFYILFAEFWQKLKFAHGIFYGIMLWLCVYVLFLPLCGFVRVDSMFSYYVCSFIESLLWIWIIELTRRDLRNRITHERDPF